The genomic window GCACCCATTGCTCCAATTACTTTCACATAGGCTACTTCAGACATGCTGCAACCAGTCAACTCAATGTGCTCTAAGTTAGAATTGTTGGGCATAAACTTTTGGGTATGACCTGTATTGTTGGACATAAACTTTTGGGTATGACCCACCCATTGCTTGTCTATGCAGATGCTaaatttcagtacattttacaATTAAGCATTTTCATGGCTTTTCCAATATATTTCTAAATTTGGTTTATTTGTCAGGTTCTTTGagtgtgatatgattggtaatctCCCATTAACAGCTGAATTCCTGGaggcaattaaaaaaaaacgcATGACTCAAGACAAGCCTCTTTTCTAAGCAAACAAACGGTTAAACCCCTTGGAAACCATATATCACTATGTTCCCCATGGACCAAGGGATACAACTATATGCAATTTGTTGCCATAGCAGCAACCACATATACATTACAATATTTTATAACTTCGTATTTTTATATGCAAACGATAAAACCATACTTGACACAGTTATTCTAACTTTAGACAGCTAACAACAAACCTTACTTCATCACAACTGCGTTGTATACGCCGACGGGTGAAGCGCTTCATTTCCCTGAGAGCGGAAGGTGATGTTTCAGGTAAGCGTATTCAGCCATAGATTTTTGATACGATTGCCGTACGCGCATGCGTAAATACTCATGCAATAACAATGGCGTCGTCACGTTTCACAAATTCAGTGTGATGATAGAGGTCATAGCAGCAAAGGAACGATCAATGACGGAGCGATTTCTTAGGGGGAAGTATGAAACAAACGAGTCTATCGAAGTAGATCAATGGTATCGTGATGTTTACGTGAGTGAATGGACGTATTTGTATTGGTTATTGTTTACTGGCTAATATAGATTAGTATACAAGCAATTAGCATTTGTTACAAAACATTATATGCAAAACAATAAAGTGCTGCGTACTAGTTACTACAGTTGGGCTAGCTAGTGTTCCAGTATTCTACCTTTGTGTGATAAAGTTTGAAACATTCCCTATCGTCACTTACACATAAATGTACATTACAGTAAGAACATTTAAATCGAGTTTCATGCCTCAGTTCACTTCTAGAAAGATGTTGCTTGTTCCTTGTCATGTTGCACACTACACATTcaagtttctttgtctgttgTATAGGCCAGTGACCAAGATTCAAGTTCAGTCGTGTTTCACTATGCTCCCCACTCCGCTGACGACCAGCTCGTTGCCGGAAACGATAAGGTCCGATTAGCTGATTGGCTACTGCAATGCGGAAGCTAAGATAACTTCGCTTTCGTCGACTTGGATAACCAGCATACAGTGATGGATTGGAGTATCTCTCTAAGATGTAAGCATTGTAAAGAGCACATTCTATCAGGTGAGCAAAAACTCTTTTCCACCACTTGCGGGATCTTCTCCCCACATTATAGTATCCTATATGCTGATCACTGCGATCCACCCCTCGCATGTACTGCTGATAATCAGGTAGCAGTGGCGGACAAGGAACATCACTTGATGTCCCATCAGGATTAGTACGTCGGACTGTCTCTCCATGTGATGCCCCGTCATGAAAGGTTGATAGAAAATAGACAAGTCTTCGATCATACCATGCTGCTGCAAGGAGTGGACCATTTGATAGGTAATTATAGTATCCCCTATCTTCCCTTGTCCTTCTAATTATTGACTTAGGAAACCCTGTTCTGTTTGTTCGAGCTGTCCCACAAGCGTTGTTCTGATCTTCATACAGGGCCATGTACAGGCGAGGGCTGGTATAATAATTGTCGGTGTAAACTTCATGCCCTTCAAGTCCATCCATAAGTTCCAGTACAACTCTTGAACAAAGCCCAACATCAAGGTTTGACTCCATGTTTTTGCCTgtgtatatttgcattctgtatatGTACCCATTTGTTGcatcacacaacacaaacactttTATCCCCCACTTTGTAGGCTTGTTCTTCATATATTGCTTGAAGTTGAGACGACCCTTGAAAGGAATCATAGCCTCATCTACAGTCACAGCCTGGTGAGGTGTGTAATTGGAAGCACATTGGGCAGTGACCAAGTTCAGCAAGTTTCTCACTTTGAAAAGTTTGTCATGTCGTGGATGCCCTGCTGGATGTTGCTGTCTATTATCAGCAAGATGAAGGAAACGGTAGATCTGGAGAAACTTGTCTCTACTCATTATTTCTGAGATACCAGGAGTACTCAGGATCTCCTCATCAACCTGCCAGTACATGTCAAGGTGTGGCAAGTGTAAGATCCCCATCATTATGAGCATTCCAATAAATGCCTTCATTTCTTCACAGGTGACATCTTTCCACGGTCTTGCATATTGCCGACAGGGAAACCGCAAAGCAGCATAACTATTGGTTTCAGTGACCAGCAAGTCCCAAACATCATCAGTAAagtacaaataaaataaatcaactgGCCTTGTGTTTGGTGGAAATCGTACATTTGGACCAGGAGTTGGTGAGTAGCTAAATTTAGTGTGTGTGGGCTCTATATTCTCCCACTCTCCAGGTAGAAAAGTTACTCCAGCTGCTCTTCCATCACCAGGTATGGTCCCATGTCCCCTACCAGTACCACGACCACGTCCTCTGCCACGTCCACGTCCTCTACCAAGACTAGTTGTTCTACTCCGACTACGCTCCCTGCCACGACCACGTCCTCTGCTGTCACTGCGACGTACACCACGTCCATGCCTGGCACTGTCAGTAGGTCctacaccaccaccacctcTTGTTGTACCCCGTCCTCGTCTATGTGCACGTGCTGCTCCTCGAGCTGCTGTGGTGGCACGGGTTGGTCGATCAGGTGATGT from Dysidea avara chromosome 2, odDysAvar1.4, whole genome shotgun sequence includes these protein-coding regions:
- the LOC136247080 gene encoding piggyBac transposable element-derived protein 4-like yields the protein MASRLSVTDVLDTLLDDGFSSDESDDNEGEEIYAYLGEPVLRRSELEAEAVLEPVADAWDAADDLNEDRDDIEDRDNPSTEDMNDATTEERVDEEQFDDASSEQSEAISRTGSMSDHNDRDESQSSSEHPSSPKQRRLNPTDSDTSDDDFIPTSPDRPTRATTAARGAARAHRRGRGTTRGGGGVGPTDSARHGRGVRRSDSRGRGRGRERSRSRTTSLGRGRGRGRGRGRGTGRGHGTIPGDGRAAGVTFLPGEWENIEPTHTKFSYSPTPGPNVRFPPNTRPVDLFYLYFTDDVWDLLVTETNSYAALRFPCRQYARPWKDVTCEEMKAFIGMLIMMGILHLPHLDMYWQVDEEILSTPGISEIMSRDKFLQIYRFLHLADNRQQHPAGHPRHDKLFKVRNLLNLVTAQCASNYTPHQAVTVDEAMIPFKGRLNFKQYMKNKPTKWGIKVFVLCDATNGYIYRMQIYTGKNMESNLDVGLCSRVVLELMDGLEGHEVYTDNYYTSPRLYMALYEDQNNACGTARTNRTGFPKSIIRRTREDRGYYNYLSNGPLLAAAWYDRRLVYFLSTFHDGASHGETVRRTNPDGTSSDVPCPPLLPDYQQYMRGVDRSDQHIGYYNVGRRSRKWWKRVFAHLIECALYNAYILERYSNPSLYAGYPSRRKRSYLSFRIAVANQLIGPYRFRQRAGRQRSGEHSETRLNLNLGHWPIQQTKKLECVVCNMTRNKQHLSRSELRHETRFKCSYCNVHLCVSDDRECFKLYHTKVEYWNTS